A DNA window from Aminiphilus circumscriptus DSM 16581 contains the following coding sequences:
- the acpP gene encoding acyl carrier protein: MNMEEVRTRLKEIVVDRLDCEEGQITPEASFVEDLGADSLDIVELIMGIEEEFDIEIPDEDAEKLTNVGEAMEYIKNKLGIEE, encoded by the coding sequence ATGAACATGGAGGAAGTCAGAACCCGTCTCAAGGAAATCGTCGTAGATCGCCTGGACTGCGAAGAAGGGCAGATTACTCCCGAGGCCTCTTTTGTGGAGGATCTTGGAGCGGATTCCCTCGATATTGTCGAACTGATCATGGGTATCGAGGAGGAGTTCGACATCGAAATCCCTGATGAAGATGCAGAAAAGCTCACCAATGTCGGTGAAGCAATGGAGTACATCAAGAACAAGCTAGGAATCGAGGAATAG